One region of Roseovarius faecimaris genomic DNA includes:
- a CDS encoding cob(I)yrinic acid a,c-diamide adenosyltransferase, whose translation MVVLNKIYTKTGDAGETALGNGARVAKHAMRVNAYGTVDEVNATVGLARLHSEGDVDAALARIQNDLFDLGADLCRPDMEMDAEAEYPPLRMSDAQVIRLESEIDAMTAVLEPLRSFILPGGSALAAHLHLCRTVSRRAERLAVELATMESVNPAAVKYLNRLSDWFFCAGRMANSDGKDDVLWVPGANR comes from the coding sequence ATGGTGGTGCTGAACAAGATTTACACCAAGACCGGGGACGCGGGCGAGACCGCGCTGGGCAATGGCGCACGCGTGGCCAAGCACGCGATGCGGGTGAATGCCTATGGAACGGTCGACGAGGTGAACGCGACGGTGGGTCTGGCGCGGCTGCATTCGGAGGGCGATGTCGACGCCGCCCTGGCGCGCATCCAGAATGACCTTTTTGATCTGGGCGCCGATCTGTGCCGCCCGGATATGGAGATGGATGCCGAAGCAGAGTATCCGCCGCTCAGGATGTCGGACGCGCAGGTGATCCGGCTGGAGAGCGAGATTGACGCGATGACGGCGGTTCTGGAGCCGCTCAGGAGTTTCATCCTGCCCGGAGGTTCGGCGCTGGCGGCGCATCTGCATCTGTGCCGGACGGTATCACGCCGGGCCGAGCGGCTGGCGGTGGAACTGGCGACGATGGAAAGTGTGAACCCGGCGGCGGTGAAATACCTCAACCGCCTGAGCGACTGGTTCTTCTGCGCGGGCCGGATGGCCAATAGCGACGGGAAAGACGATGTGCTCTGGGTGCCGGGCGCGAACCGCTGA
- a CDS encoding twin transmembrane helix small protein: MLQDPLFLLVAAACIAVVVILAIGISYFGKGDLESAKKSNKMMQWRIGAQALAVVLILLFLWMRSGG, encoded by the coding sequence ATGCTGCAAGACCCGCTGTTTCTGCTCGTGGCCGCCGCCTGTATTGCGGTGGTGGTGATCCTGGCCATCGGGATCAGCTATTTTGGCAAGGGCGATCTGGAATCGGCCAAGAAATCCAACAAGATGATGCAGTGGCGGATCGGTGCGCAGGCGCTGGCGGTGGTGTTGATCCTTCTGTTTCTGTGGATGCGCTCGGGGGGCTGA
- a CDS encoding SDR family NAD(P)-dependent oxidoreductase, which produces MTEKSVLITGCSSGIGYDAAHGLRERGWRVFASCRKAEDCARLIAEGFESPLIDYQDTTTIEAGLAEVLEATGGRLDALFNNGAFASPGLVEDLPTDALRAIFEANFFGWHELTRRVIPVMRAQGHGRVVQNSSVLGLVTLPWRGAYNSTKFALEALTDTMRVEMHGTGLHFILIEPGPVTSKIRQNAIAHFERWIDWEASPRAEEYRRGLKKRLYESSGPDPFELPASAVTKKLVHALESSRPRARYYVTTPTYIMGTLRRILPTRALDWVLRRA; this is translated from the coding sequence ATGACTGAGAAATCCGTATTGATTACCGGCTGTTCCTCCGGGATCGGCTATGACGCGGCGCATGGGCTGCGGGAGCGCGGCTGGCGGGTCTTTGCCTCTTGCCGCAAGGCCGAAGATTGCGCGCGCCTGATCGCCGAAGGGTTCGAGAGCCCGTTGATCGACTATCAGGACACCACCACGATCGAGGCGGGGCTTGCCGAGGTGCTTGAGGCCACGGGCGGGCGGCTGGATGCGCTTTTCAACAACGGGGCGTTTGCCTCTCCGGGGCTGGTGGAGGATCTGCCCACAGATGCGCTGCGCGCGATATTCGAGGCGAATTTCTTTGGCTGGCATGAACTGACGCGCCGGGTGATCCCGGTGATGCGCGCGCAGGGGCACGGGCGTGTGGTGCAGAACTCGTCGGTGTTGGGGCTGGTCACGCTGCCCTGGCGCGGGGCGTATAACAGCACCAAGTTTGCGCTTGAGGCGCTGACCGATACGATGCGGGTGGAGATGCACGGCACAGGGCTGCATTTCATCCTGATCGAGCCGGGACCGGTGACGTCGAAGATCCGGCAGAACGCGATTGCGCATTTCGAGCGCTGGATCGACTGGGAGGCGTCGCCGCGCGCCGAGGAGTATCGCCGGGGCCTGAAGAAGCGGCTTTATGAGAGCAGCGGGCCGGATCCGTTCGAGTTGCCCGCGAGCGCTGTTACGAAAAAGCTGGTCCATGCGCTGGAATCGTCCCGTCCGCGGGCGCGCTATTATGTGACCACGCCGACCTATATCATGGGCACGCTGCGCCGCATCCTGCCGACACGCGCGCTTGACTGGGTGCTGCGCCGGGCGTGA
- the sfsA gene encoding DNA/RNA nuclease SfsA translates to MRFQTPLAPARLIRRYKRFLADIRLEEDGREVTAHCANPGSMMGLAEPGTRIWVEPNDDPKKKLKFGWRLVDHENGHFTGVDTSLPNRALKDAILARGIAELAAYGTVRPEQKYGQNSRIDFLLQQSGLPDAYVEVKSVTLSRQPGLAEFPDSVTARGAKHLADLAEMARAGHRAVLFYLVQRTDCAQVSVAGDIDPAYLTAYEAARAAGVEVIAYGTQLSPQAVTLGQRLTVLG, encoded by the coding sequence CCGCCCGTCTGATCCGCCGCTACAAGCGGTTCCTGGCCGATATCCGGCTTGAGGAGGACGGCCGCGAGGTCACCGCCCATTGTGCCAATCCAGGCTCGATGATGGGCCTTGCCGAGCCCGGCACCCGCATCTGGGTCGAACCCAATGACGACCCGAAGAAGAAGCTCAAATTCGGCTGGCGCCTGGTGGACCATGAGAACGGGCATTTCACCGGGGTGGATACGTCACTGCCCAACCGCGCGCTGAAAGACGCCATCCTTGCGCGTGGCATTGCCGAACTGGCGGCGTATGGCACCGTCCGGCCCGAGCAGAAATACGGGCAGAACAGCCGGATCGACTTCCTGTTGCAGCAGTCCGGCCTGCCCGACGCCTATGTCGAGGTGAAATCCGTCACCCTCTCGCGCCAGCCCGGTCTGGCCGAGTTTCCCGACAGCGTCACCGCGCGCGGGGCCAAACACCTCGCGGATCTGGCGGAAATGGCCCGCGCGGGCCACCGGGCCGTGCTCTTCTATCTGGTCCAGCGCACCGATTGCGCGCAGGTCAGCGTGGCAGGGGATATCGATCCGGCCTACCTCACCGCCTATGAGGCCGCCCGCGCCGCAGGCGTCGAGGTGATCGCCTACGGCACGCAGCTCTCTCCCCAAGCGGTGACACTGGGCCAGCGGCTCACCGTCCTGGGCTGA
- a CDS encoding acyl-CoA dehydrogenase family protein has protein sequence MTSKIDTILDAARQHCEEVIKPNVDAWNAAGVWPREASDKAAALGLTGLYAPEEFGGQGLPLGEGIRVYEELGRGDGAYAFALSMHNICTYAACGFGTEPFKTSWARELTSGRKLANFALTEPQSGSDATNMYSRAVINGDGTWTVNGAKAWVSLAGEADIYFTVVKTTDQPGHKDMAMIAIPADAEGLSFGPRYDTPSYRFLPLSEMYMRDVVVSEDNIILPVGQGLQGSLMAIDIARVSIASGCCGLMQAALDTALAYSANRKMFGGKNLDLDGIQWMLGDVATELEASRLLYRAAANALGTEEGPLMAAHAKRFVPDAAVKAANICTQVLGGMGLLAPYGMDRLSRLSQMLRIVDGTTEISRVVIGRHLQKRAKTLDPLPIPKGFGES, from the coding sequence ATGACCAGCAAGATCGACACCATTCTCGACGCCGCCCGCCAGCATTGCGAGGAGGTGATCAAACCCAATGTGGATGCCTGGAACGCAGCCGGGGTCTGGCCGCGCGAGGCGTCGGACAAAGCGGCCGCACTTGGCCTGACCGGACTTTATGCGCCTGAAGAATTTGGCGGGCAGGGGCTGCCGCTGGGCGAGGGTATCCGGGTCTATGAAGAGCTGGGGCGCGGTGATGGGGCCTATGCTTTCGCGCTGTCGATGCACAATATCTGTACCTATGCCGCCTGTGGTTTCGGTACCGAGCCGTTCAAGACGTCCTGGGCGCGGGAGCTGACCTCGGGCCGCAAGCTGGCCAATTTCGCCCTGACCGAGCCGCAATCGGGCTCGGATGCGACCAACATGTATTCACGCGCGGTGATCAACGGCGATGGCACCTGGACGGTCAACGGCGCGAAGGCCTGGGTCAGCCTGGCAGGCGAGGCCGATATCTATTTCACCGTGGTCAAGACCACCGATCAGCCGGGCCACAAGGATATGGCGATGATTGCCATTCCGGCGGATGCCGAGGGGCTGAGCTTCGGGCCGCGCTATGACACGCCGTCTTACCGGTTCCTGCCCTTGTCCGAGATGTACATGAGAGATGTTGTGGTGAGCGAGGACAACATCATCCTGCCCGTGGGCCAGGGCCTGCAAGGCTCGCTCATGGCGATCGATATTGCACGTGTCTCAATCGCGTCGGGGTGTTGCGGTCTGATGCAGGCGGCACTCGATACGGCACTTGCCTATTCGGCCAACCGCAAAATGTTCGGCGGCAAGAACCTCGATCTGGACGGTATTCAATGGATGCTGGGCGATGTGGCGACCGAGCTGGAAGCCTCGCGTTTGCTGTACCGGGCGGCGGCGAATGCGCTGGGCACGGAGGAGGGCCCGCTGATGGCGGCGCATGCCAAGCGGTTCGTGCCCGATGCGGCGGTGAAGGCGGCCAATATCTGTACGCAGGTGTTGGGCGGGATGGGGCTGCTTGCCCCCTACGGGATGGACCGGCTGTCGCGGCTGAGCCAGATGCTGCGGATTGTCGATGGAACGACCGAGATCAGCCGCGTGGTGATCGGGCGGCATTTGCAGAAACGGGCCAAAACGCTTGATCCGCTGCCCATCCCCAAGGGTTTTGGCGAAAGCTGA
- the map gene encoding type I methionyl aminopeptidase yields MTRDGIRIHEADGFAGMHKAGRLAAEILDRVADHVFVGQTTGALDKLIEGMVNDAGATSATIGYKGYQHASCISVNHVVCHGIPGDKVLKDGDILNIDVTVIVDGWYGDTSRMFVAGKLNRKAERLIQVTHDSLMIGIEAVKPGNTFGDIGFAIQSFVERQRMSVVRDFCGHGLGTVFHAPPNVLHYGRAGTGPTLEEGMFFTIEPMVNLGRPETKILADDWTAVTRDKSLSAQFEHSIGVTSDGCEIFTLSPAGRFHPTYT; encoded by the coding sequence ATGACACGAGACGGCATTCGCATTCATGAGGCGGATGGGTTTGCCGGAATGCACAAGGCCGGGCGGCTGGCGGCAGAGATCCTCGACCGGGTGGCCGATCATGTCTTTGTCGGACAGACCACCGGCGCGCTCGACAAGCTGATCGAGGGCATGGTGAATGACGCCGGTGCGACCTCGGCCACCATCGGCTACAAGGGTTATCAGCACGCCAGCTGCATCAGCGTGAATCATGTGGTCTGCCACGGCATCCCCGGCGACAAGGTTCTCAAGGACGGCGATATCCTGAACATCGACGTCACCGTGATCGTCGATGGCTGGTATGGCGACACCTCGCGGATGTTCGTCGCGGGCAAGCTGAACCGCAAGGCCGAGCGGCTGATCCAGGTCACGCATGACAGCCTGATGATCGGGATCGAGGCGGTGAAGCCCGGAAACACCTTCGGCGATATCGGCTTTGCCATCCAAAGCTTCGTCGAACGCCAGCGCATGTCGGTGGTGCGCGACTTCTGCGGGCACGGGCTGGGCACGGTGTTCCACGCGCCGCCCAACGTGCTGCATTACGGGCGCGCGGGCACCGGGCCGACGCTGGAAGAGGGGATGTTCTTCACCATCGAGCCGATGGTCAATCTGGGCCGTCCCGAAACGAAAATCCTCGCGGATGACTGGACAGCGGTGACCCGGGACAAATCGCTCTCTGCGCAGTTCGAGCATTCGATCGGGGTCACGTCGGACGGCTGCGAGATCTTCACCCTCTCACCCGCCGGCCGGTTCCACCCGACCTACACGTAA